The Kineococcus endophyticus genome contains a region encoding:
- a CDS encoding cation diffusion facilitator family transporter: MAEETRGTVLVALLANVGVGVAKGVGGVVTGSSALLAEAAHSVADTLNEAFLLLSLSRADRPADRTHPFGYGKERFFWSLLAAVGIFISGAVFSIAEGVHSLTSEAEETSTEHFVVIYAILGVSILLEGGSLLKALRQVVREAASARRRLLTYVVRSPDPTVKTVASEDSIAVLGVLVALAGTIAHQVTGSNVWDALSSIVIGALLAVVAVLLGRDTKELLIGEAADPAVRVEAVRVLTAEDAVVRVQEVLTMQLGPKNVLVAGRVQFAEELTAREVEVVCTRAEEEMRRRVPSITQVFLDPSAVSASADAAARERLADTEREAAGLLDPGAAASLPQPRTRTGRGLRAGPLG; the protein is encoded by the coding sequence GTGGCTGAGGAGACCCGCGGAACAGTGCTCGTGGCGTTGCTGGCGAACGTCGGCGTCGGCGTCGCCAAGGGCGTCGGCGGGGTGGTGACGGGGTCGAGCGCGCTGCTGGCCGAGGCCGCCCACTCGGTGGCCGACACCCTCAACGAGGCCTTCCTGCTGCTCTCCCTCAGCCGCGCCGACCGCCCCGCCGACCGGACCCACCCCTTCGGCTACGGCAAGGAACGGTTCTTCTGGTCGCTGCTCGCCGCGGTCGGGATCTTCATCTCGGGGGCGGTGTTCTCGATCGCCGAGGGCGTGCACTCCCTCACCAGCGAGGCCGAGGAGACGTCGACGGAGCACTTCGTCGTCATCTACGCGATCCTCGGCGTCTCGATCCTGCTGGAGGGCGGGTCCCTGCTGAAGGCGCTGCGGCAGGTCGTGCGCGAGGCCGCGTCGGCCCGACGCCGGCTGCTCACCTACGTCGTCCGCAGCCCCGACCCGACCGTCAAGACCGTGGCCAGCGAGGACAGCATCGCCGTCCTGGGGGTCCTCGTGGCGCTCGCGGGCACGATCGCCCACCAGGTGACGGGGTCGAACGTCTGGGACGCGCTGAGCTCCATCGTCATCGGCGCGCTGCTGGCCGTCGTCGCGGTCCTGCTCGGCCGGGACACCAAGGAACTGCTCATCGGCGAGGCGGCCGACCCGGCCGTGCGGGTCGAGGCCGTCCGCGTCCTGACGGCCGAGGACGCCGTGGTGCGCGTCCAGGAGGTGCTGACCATGCAGCTCGGCCCGAAGAACGTCCTCGTGGCGGGGCGTGTGCAGTTCGCCGAGGAGCTGACCGCTCGCGAGGTCGAGGTCGTCTGCACGCGGGCCGAGGAGGAGATGCGTCGCCGGGTGCCCTCGATCACGCAGGTGTTCCTCGACCCCAGCGCGGTCTCGGCCTCGGCCGACGCGGCGGCCCGGGAACGGCTCGCCGACACCGAGCGCGAGGCCGCCGGGCTGCTCGACCCCGGCGCCGCGGCCTCGCTGCCCCAGCCCCGGACCCGCACGGGACGCGGTCTGCGCGCCGGTCCGCTGGGCTGA
- a CDS encoding haloacid dehalogenase type II — protein sequence MSPSELPAELPRPSAVVLDVNETLSDLGAVAARLASVGAGPAVAARFLPAVLRDGFARTVREEPLAFADVAADVLRTELAAEDLDRPLEDAVAHVLGAFDEVVLHPDVAAGLRRFRADGVVTVALTNGGLATCEELLERAGVREDVVHVLSVETVGPWKPHAAAYGHALDVCSLAPEEVLFVAVHPWDLDGAAGAGMRTAYLDRAGTGSYPRHATPPSLTARGLDDLAEQVLGD from the coding sequence GTGTCCCCCTCGGAACTCCCCGCCGAACTCCCCCGTCCGTCCGCCGTCGTCCTCGACGTCAACGAGACCCTGTCCGACCTCGGCGCCGTCGCCGCCCGACTGGCGTCCGTCGGCGCGGGACCGGCCGTGGCGGCCCGGTTCCTGCCCGCCGTCCTGCGCGACGGTTTCGCCCGGACGGTGCGCGAGGAACCCCTCGCCTTCGCCGACGTCGCCGCGGACGTCCTGCGCACCGAACTCGCCGCCGAGGACCTCGACCGCCCCCTCGAGGACGCGGTCGCGCACGTGCTCGGCGCGTTCGACGAGGTCGTCCTGCACCCCGACGTCGCGGCCGGCCTGCGCCGGTTCCGCGCGGACGGCGTCGTCACGGTCGCCCTGACGAACGGCGGTCTCGCGACGTGCGAGGAGTTGCTGGAACGAGCCGGGGTCCGCGAGGACGTCGTCCACGTCCTGTCCGTCGAGACGGTCGGGCCGTGGAAACCCCACGCCGCCGCCTACGGGCACGCCCTCGACGTGTGCTCGCTCGCCCCGGAGGAGGTGCTGTTCGTCGCCGTCCACCCGTGGGACCTCGACGGGGCGGCCGGTGCGGGGATGCGCACCGCGTACCTGGACCGCGCGGGGACGGGTTCCTACCCCCGCCACGCGACCCCACCGAGCCTCACCGCCCGCGGGCTGGACGACCTCGCCGAGCAGGTCCTGGGGGACTGA